The Pantoea phytobeneficialis genome has a segment encoding these proteins:
- a CDS encoding YfgM family protein, which produces MEVYSNENEQVDALRRFFANNGKALAVGVVIGIAALGGWRFWASHQAGADKAASAQYQQLTSAMQADKPQTLEAVASFASANNNTYGALASLDLAKQYVETNQLDKAIALLQSGLKDTKDANLQAVINLRLARIQLQQNQADAALSTLNNVKGDGWTAIVADIRGEALLSKGDKQGARDAWSKGAESQASPALKQMLQMKMNNLS; this is translated from the coding sequence GTGGAAGTTTACAGCAACGAAAACGAACAGGTTGATGCGCTGCGTCGCTTTTTTGCCAACAATGGCAAGGCGCTGGCGGTAGGCGTTGTCATTGGTATCGCAGCATTGGGTGGCTGGCGTTTTTGGGCCAGCCATCAAGCAGGTGCCGATAAAGCAGCCTCAGCACAGTATCAGCAGCTGACCAGTGCCATGCAGGCTGATAAGCCGCAAACGCTGGAAGCGGTTGCCAGTTTTGCCAGTGCAAACAACAACACCTACGGTGCGCTGGCGTCTCTGGACCTGGCGAAGCAGTACGTTGAGACCAACCAGCTGGACAAAGCCATCGCTCTGTTGCAGAGCGGGCTGAAAGATACCAAAGATGCCAACTTGCAGGCGGTAATTAACCTGCGTCTGGCACGCATTCAACTGCAACAAAATCAGGCCGATGCCGCACTTTCTACCCTCAACAATGTTAAGGGTGATGGCTGGACAGCTATCGTAGCGGACATTCGTGGCGAAGCGCTGCTGAGCAAAGGCGACAAGCAGGGCGCGCGTGATGCCTGGAGCAAAGGTGCGGAGTCGCAAGCTTCTCCGGCACTGAAGCAAATGTTGCAGATGAAGATGAATAACTTAAGTTAA
- the bamB gene encoding outer membrane protein assembly factor BamB — translation MELRKYLLPGLISVTLLSGCSLFSGEEDVVKMAPLPKVENQFTPQTAWSTSVGDGVGDFYSNLHPAWQDGTVYAADRFGVVKALDASNGKEKWKVNLSEKTGFFSKNISALLSGGVTANGDHIFIGSERGQVFALNTSDGSIAWQTKVAGEALSRPVVSDGLVLIHTSNGQLQGLDQATGAIKWSVNLDMPALSLRGESAPAVAFGGAIVGGDNGRVSAVIMNQGQLIWQQRISQPSGATEIDRLNDVDTTPVIVNGVVYALAYNGNLTALDLRSGQIIWKREIGGVKDLIVDGGRIYLVDQNDRVDALNADGGVAIWRQSELLHRNLTSPVLFDGYLVVGDSEGYVHWINTLDGRFVAQQKLDSSGFQTEPVVAGDKLLIQSKDGEVYAISR, via the coding sequence ATGGAATTACGTAAATACCTGCTGCCAGGGCTGATTTCAGTCACCCTGCTCAGCGGTTGCTCGCTGTTCAGCGGCGAAGAAGATGTAGTGAAAATGGCCCCGCTGCCGAAGGTTGAAAACCAGTTTACGCCGCAAACCGCGTGGAGTACCTCGGTTGGCGATGGTGTGGGTGATTTCTACTCCAATCTGCATCCGGCCTGGCAGGACGGTACCGTCTATGCGGCTGACCGCTTTGGCGTGGTGAAAGCGCTTGATGCCAGCAACGGCAAAGAAAAATGGAAAGTGAATCTCTCTGAGAAGACCGGCTTCTTCTCGAAAAACATCTCCGCTCTGCTGTCAGGTGGTGTCACCGCGAACGGCGATCACATCTTTATCGGTAGTGAACGCGGTCAGGTCTTTGCACTGAACACCAGCGATGGCAGCATTGCCTGGCAGACGAAGGTCGCGGGTGAAGCGTTGTCGCGTCCGGTGGTCAGCGATGGCCTGGTACTGATTCACACCAGCAACGGTCAGTTGCAGGGACTGGATCAGGCCACGGGTGCCATCAAGTGGAGCGTCAACCTGGATATGCCAGCGCTGTCACTGCGTGGTGAATCCGCGCCAGCGGTTGCCTTCGGCGGTGCGATTGTTGGCGGTGACAATGGTCGCGTCAGCGCAGTGATCATGAACCAGGGGCAGTTGATTTGGCAGCAGCGTATTTCGCAGCCAAGTGGTGCGACTGAGATCGATCGTCTGAACGATGTCGATACCACGCCGGTGATCGTCAATGGCGTGGTTTACGCGCTGGCCTACAACGGCAACCTGACGGCGCTGGACCTGCGTTCAGGCCAGATTATCTGGAAACGCGAAATCGGTGGTGTGAAAGATCTGATTGTTGATGGTGGCCGTATTTACCTGGTTGACCAGAATGACCGCGTCGATGCGCTGAACGCCGATGGCGGTGTGGCTATCTGGCGTCAGAGTGAGTTGCTGCACCGTAACCTGACTTCCCCGGTGCTGTTTGACGGCTACCTGGTGGTGGGTGACAGTGAAGGCTACGTGCACTGGATCAATACGCTGGATGGCCGCTTTGTGGCACAGCAGAAACTCGACAGCTCCGGCTTCCAGACCGAACCGGTGGTGGCGGGTGACAAGCTGCTGATTCAGTCAAAAGACGGTGAGGTTTACGCCATCTCCCGTTAA
- the der gene encoding ribosome biogenesis GTPase Der produces the protein MVPVVALVGRPNVGKSTLFNRLTRTRDALVADFPGLTRDRKYGRAEVEGREFIVIDTGGIDGTEEGVENRMAEQSLLAIEEADVVLFLVDARAGVMPADQQIANHLRAREKATFLVANKTDGLDPEAAVLDFYALGLGEIHAIAASHGRGVTSLLETALLPWMDEVAPLEVSEEDENEAYWAALAAEENGETLEEEEEDDFDPTTLPIKLAIVGRPNVGKSTLTNRILGEDRVVVYDMPGTTRDSIYIPMERDDREYILIDTAGVRKRGKITDTVEKFSVIKTLQAIEDANVVMLVIDARAGISDQDLSLLGFILNSGRSLVIVVNKWDGLSQEVKDEVKETLDFRLGFIDFARVHFISALHGSGVGNLFESVTEAYDCSTKRVNTSMLTRIMNMAAEDHQPPLVRGRRVKLKYAHAGGYNPPIVVIHGNQVKDLPDSYKRYLMNYFRRSLNVMGTPIRIQFKEGDNPYAGKRNLLTPTQQRKRKRLMAHLKKNKK, from the coding sequence ATGGTACCTGTGGTCGCGCTGGTTGGGCGTCCCAATGTGGGAAAATCTACGCTGTTTAACCGCTTAACGCGCACCCGTGATGCGCTGGTGGCGGATTTTCCTGGACTGACTCGCGATCGCAAATATGGTCGCGCCGAAGTTGAAGGGCGCGAATTTATTGTTATTGATACCGGTGGTATCGATGGCACCGAAGAAGGCGTCGAAAACCGCATGGCGGAACAATCGCTGCTGGCGATTGAAGAAGCGGATGTGGTGTTGTTCCTGGTGGATGCCCGTGCGGGTGTGATGCCAGCCGATCAGCAGATCGCCAATCACCTGCGTGCGCGTGAGAAGGCCACGTTCCTGGTGGCGAACAAAACGGACGGTCTTGATCCGGAAGCGGCGGTGCTGGATTTCTACGCGCTCGGCCTCGGTGAGATTCATGCAATCGCGGCCTCTCATGGTCGTGGCGTGACATCGTTGCTGGAAACGGCACTGCTGCCGTGGATGGACGAAGTGGCACCGCTGGAAGTCAGCGAAGAGGACGAAAACGAAGCCTACTGGGCGGCGTTAGCGGCAGAAGAGAACGGTGAGACGCTGGAAGAAGAGGAAGAAGATGACTTCGACCCGACCACGCTGCCAATCAAACTGGCGATTGTGGGCCGTCCTAACGTGGGTAAGTCAACGCTTACTAACCGTATCCTCGGTGAAGACCGTGTGGTGGTGTATGACATGCCGGGTACCACGCGTGACAGCATCTACATCCCGATGGAGCGTGACGATCGTGAATATATTCTGATCGACACCGCCGGTGTACGTAAACGCGGAAAAATCACCGACACCGTGGAGAAATTCTCGGTAATTAAGACCCTACAGGCGATTGAAGACGCTAACGTAGTGATGCTGGTGATTGATGCGCGTGCGGGCATTTCCGATCAGGATCTGTCGCTGTTGGGCTTTATCCTGAACAGTGGGCGCTCACTGGTCATCGTGGTCAACAAATGGGATGGCCTGTCGCAGGAAGTGAAAGATGAAGTGAAAGAGACGCTGGATTTCCGTCTGGGCTTTATCGACTTCGCGCGTGTGCACTTTATCTCGGCCCTGCACGGCAGTGGTGTGGGTAACCTGTTTGAGTCAGTGACCGAAGCTTACGATTGTTCCACCAAGCGTGTGAATACCTCGATGCTGACGCGCATCATGAATATGGCTGCCGAAGACCATCAGCCGCCGCTGGTGCGTGGTCGTCGCGTGAAGCTTAAATACGCGCATGCCGGTGGTTATAACCCGCCGATTGTGGTGATTCATGGTAACCAGGTGAAGGATCTGCCTGATTCCTACAAACGTTATCTGATGAACTACTTCCGCCGTTCACTGAACGTTATGGGTACGCCGATTCGTATTCAGTTCAAAGAAGGGGATAACCCCTATGCAGGCAAACGTAACCTGCTGACGCCAACGCAGCAGCGTAAACGTAAGCGTCTGATGGCGCACCTGAAAAAGAACAAGAAATAA
- a CDS encoding zinc ribbon domain-containing protein, with product MSAHCPNCQQLLTHSDAGFDCRHCGSHFGEIAICPDCHQPLQVLKACGAVDYFCQHGDGLISKKRVTFIPDVAES from the coding sequence ATGAGCGCCCATTGCCCCAACTGTCAGCAATTACTCACCCACAGCGATGCGGGATTCGATTGTCGCCATTGCGGCAGCCATTTTGGTGAGATCGCCATCTGCCCGGATTGCCATCAACCGTTGCAGGTGCTGAAAGCCTGTGGCGCAGTGGATTATTTTTGCCAGCACGGCGACGGCCTGATTTCGAAAAAGCGGGTGACGTTTATCCCCGACGTCGCCGAATCGTAG
- a CDS encoding glucose/quinate/shikimate family membrane-bound PQQ-dependent dehydrogenase — translation MAENPARPCKGLSIWSVLFGLVLLAVGLFFAIGGGKLVSLGGSWYFLISGIVMLLSAVQFFRRKSSAVTLFILVFAGTLIWALVDAGWVFWPLVSRLMVPAGLMLLAFLTWPALRKAEGKTSLAKVSYALSAVIAVGMVVTFVQMFQPHPTVAFEGKELPLIPVDKAKQQKNWDNYGNTPGGNRFVALDQITRDNVKDLQVAWTFHTGDTPISPTGNGAEDQETPLQVGNTLYLCTPHNNVIAVAADTGKQIWKREINAQSQVWNRCRGLAYFDATKPLTQPTQPGSTPVTPVTLAAGDTCQRRILMNTIDARLIAINADNGEFCEDFGNHGVVDLKAGLGNAPDPQYQLTSAPAMAGTTVVVGGRVADNVQTDMPGGVLRGFDVITGQMRWAFDPGNVDPNAVLMPGKDYTRSTPNSWAPMSYDPAMNTVFLPMGSSSVDLYGADRTKLDHKFGASILALDATTGEEKWVYQTVHNDLWDFDLPMQPSLVDFPMKDGTTKPAVVIGAKTGMIWVLDRLTGKPLTKVEELPMPQGHIPNEQYTKTQPHSVEMPNIGNQTLKESDMWGATPFDQLMCRISFKSMRYNGLFTVPDTDVSLSFPGSLGGMNWGSISFDPNNQYMFVNDMRLGLWVQMVPQDTSKAATSNGGEAVNTGMGAVPLKGTPYAVNKNRFMSPLGIPCQAPPFGTMSAIDMKTRQIVWQVPVGTVQDTGPFGIKMHAQMPIGMPTLGGSLATQGGLVFFAGTQDYYLRAFDSSTGKEVWKARLPVGSQGGPISYVSPKTGKQYILISAGGARQSPDRGDYVIAYALP, via the coding sequence ATGGCAGAAAATCCCGCTCGCCCCTGTAAAGGGTTGAGCATCTGGTCTGTATTGTTCGGACTGGTCCTGTTGGCCGTTGGCCTGTTCTTCGCCATCGGCGGTGGTAAGCTGGTTTCTCTTGGCGGCAGCTGGTACTTCCTGATCAGCGGTATTGTTATGCTGCTGTCGGCGGTTCAATTCTTCCGTCGTAAATCTTCAGCCGTTACCCTGTTTATTCTGGTCTTCGCTGGCACCCTGATTTGGGCGCTGGTGGATGCGGGTTGGGTATTCTGGCCGCTGGTTTCACGCCTGATGGTCCCTGCTGGCCTGATGCTGCTGGCGTTCCTGACCTGGCCTGCATTGCGCAAAGCTGAGGGCAAAACCTCGCTGGCTAAAGTCTCTTACGCGCTGTCTGCGGTGATTGCCGTGGGCATGGTGGTGACCTTTGTTCAGATGTTCCAGCCTCATCCGACCGTGGCTTTTGAAGGCAAAGAGCTGCCGCTGATTCCGGTGGATAAAGCGAAACAGCAGAAAAACTGGGACAATTACGGTAACACCCCGGGGGGTAATCGCTTTGTGGCGTTGGACCAGATCACGCGTGATAACGTCAAGGATCTGCAAGTCGCCTGGACGTTCCACACCGGTGATACCCCGATCAGCCCGACCGGTAACGGCGCGGAAGATCAGGAAACCCCGTTGCAGGTTGGCAACACCCTGTACCTGTGTACGCCACACAACAACGTGATTGCGGTTGCGGCTGATACCGGTAAGCAGATCTGGAAACGTGAAATCAACGCCCAGTCTCAGGTGTGGAACCGCTGCCGTGGCCTGGCGTACTTTGACGCGACCAAACCGCTGACGCAACCGACTCAACCTGGCTCAACGCCGGTGACCCCGGTGACTCTGGCGGCGGGTGATACCTGTCAGCGTCGCATCTTGATGAACACCATCGATGCGCGTCTGATTGCTATCAATGCTGACAACGGTGAGTTCTGTGAAGATTTCGGTAACCACGGCGTGGTGGATCTGAAAGCGGGCCTCGGCAACGCACCAGACCCGCAGTATCAGCTGACTTCCGCACCTGCGATGGCAGGTACCACTGTAGTGGTGGGCGGTCGTGTTGCTGATAACGTGCAAACCGACATGCCGGGCGGCGTACTGCGTGGCTTCGACGTCATCACTGGCCAGATGCGTTGGGCGTTTGACCCAGGCAACGTGGACCCGAATGCCGTACTAATGCCGGGCAAAGACTATACCCGCAGCACCCCGAACTCCTGGGCACCAATGTCCTACGATCCGGCGATGAACACCGTGTTCCTGCCGATGGGTAGCTCGTCTGTTGACCTGTATGGTGCAGATCGTACCAAACTGGATCACAAATTCGGCGCATCTATTCTGGCGCTTGATGCGACTACCGGTGAAGAGAAGTGGGTTTACCAGACCGTCCATAACGATCTGTGGGACTTCGACCTGCCGATGCAGCCGAGCCTGGTTGACTTCCCGATGAAGGATGGCACCACTAAGCCTGCGGTCGTGATCGGTGCGAAAACCGGTATGATTTGGGTACTGGACCGCCTGACCGGCAAGCCTTTGACCAAAGTTGAAGAACTGCCGATGCCGCAGGGCCACATCCCGAACGAGCAATACACCAAAACCCAACCGCACTCGGTAGAAATGCCGAACATCGGTAACCAGACCCTGAAAGAGTCTGATATGTGGGGTGCTACGCCGTTCGACCAACTGATGTGTCGTATCAGCTTCAAATCCATGCGTTACAACGGCCTGTTTACCGTGCCGGACACCGATGTGTCCCTCAGCTTCCCGGGTTCACTGGGTGGTATGAACTGGGGTAGCATCTCGTTTGATCCGAACAACCAGTACATGTTCGTCAACGATATGCGTCTGGGCCTGTGGGTGCAGATGGTTCCGCAGGACACCAGCAAAGCAGCTACCAGCAATGGTGGCGAAGCGGTGAACACCGGTATGGGTGCGGTCCCGCTGAAAGGCACACCGTATGCAGTCAACAAAAACCGCTTTATGTCTCCGCTGGGTATTCCGTGCCAGGCTCCGCCGTTCGGTACCATGTCTGCGATTGATATGAAGACCCGTCAGATTGTCTGGCAGGTGCCGGTAGGTACGGTGCAGGATACCGGTCCGTTCGGTATCAAGATGCACGCTCAGATGCCTATTGGTATGCCGACGCTGGGTGGCTCTCTGGCAACGCAGGGTGGCCTGGTATTCTTCGCCGGTACTCAGGATTACTACCTGCGTGCGTTTGACAGCTCAACCGGTAAAGAAGTGTGGAAAGCCCGTCTGCCAGTAGGTAGCCAGGGTGGCCCGATCAGCTACGTGTCTCCGAAAACCGGCAAACAGTACATCCTGATCTCCGCAGGTGGTGCTCGTCAGTCTCCGGACCGTGGTGATTACGTGATCGCCTACGCTCTGCCGTAA
- a CDS encoding protealysin inhibitor emfourin: MNIPPLTDDAIIELAREGGLAFIPHLRGERRFALAQLPEPQKHRVCSVLEQAMSLGEPEDQAASMGRGDQRYFRLQISYATHQQSGTIVILIPEQVAPPELEALWRDGEQA, encoded by the coding sequence GTGAACATTCCCCCACTCACCGATGATGCGATTATTGAACTGGCTCGCGAAGGCGGGCTGGCTTTTATCCCACATTTACGTGGCGAACGCCGTTTTGCCCTGGCGCAATTGCCTGAACCACAAAAACACCGGGTATGCAGCGTGCTTGAGCAGGCGATGTCACTGGGTGAACCAGAAGATCAGGCTGCCAGCATGGGGCGTGGCGATCAACGCTATTTTCGCCTGCAAATCAGTTATGCCACCCATCAGCAGTCAGGAACGATTGTGATACTGATTCCTGAGCAGGTTGCGCCACCCGAGCTGGAAGCGCTGTGGCGAGATGGCGAACAGGCATAA
- a CDS encoding M4 family metallopeptidase, whose protein sequence is MPYSVIPPYMLRNIIAHGSAPQQDYARRTLTHVQHLMAEHKRTTSPNSAATPGQVVRAIYDAEHTQNLPGTLLRQEGQPGNGDVAAEEAWDYLGITYDFYWQIYQRNSLDNRGLKLDGTVHYGKEYQNAFWNGQQMVFGDGDGEIFNRFTIAIDVVAHELTHGVTESEAGLVYFSQPGALNESMSDVFGSLVKQFHQQQTADQADWIIGEGLLAKGINGRGLRSMSAPGTAYDDPMLGKDPQPADMAHYIETRDDNGGVHLNSGIPNRAFYLAAKALGGFAWELAGQAWYDTLCDRSLPQDANFSTFAGFTIQHASKRFNRSVADAIQSAWQEVGVM, encoded by the coding sequence ATGCCTTACAGCGTGATTCCACCTTACATGTTACGCAATATTATTGCGCATGGCTCCGCTCCACAGCAGGATTATGCACGCCGCACGCTGACCCATGTTCAACATCTGATGGCCGAACACAAACGCACCACCTCCCCCAACAGCGCGGCCACACCCGGCCAGGTGGTGCGTGCGATTTACGATGCCGAACATACGCAAAATCTGCCCGGCACGCTGTTACGCCAGGAAGGCCAGCCTGGCAACGGTGACGTGGCAGCAGAAGAAGCCTGGGACTATCTCGGGATCACTTACGATTTCTACTGGCAAATCTATCAACGTAACTCGCTGGATAACCGGGGGTTAAAACTGGACGGTACCGTGCATTACGGCAAGGAGTATCAGAACGCGTTCTGGAACGGCCAGCAAATGGTGTTCGGTGACGGCGATGGTGAGATCTTTAATCGTTTTACCATCGCCATCGACGTAGTGGCGCATGAGTTAACCCACGGCGTGACCGAAAGCGAAGCCGGGTTGGTTTATTTCTCACAGCCGGGTGCGCTGAATGAGTCGATGTCGGATGTGTTCGGTTCGCTGGTAAAACAATTTCACCAGCAGCAAACCGCCGATCAGGCCGACTGGATCATCGGGGAAGGGTTGCTGGCAAAAGGGATCAACGGACGCGGCCTGCGCTCCATGTCAGCGCCTGGCACGGCGTATGATGATCCGATGTTAGGAAAAGATCCGCAACCTGCCGATATGGCCCATTACATCGAAACCCGTGATGATAATGGTGGCGTACACCTCAACTCCGGGATTCCTAACCGGGCATTTTATCTCGCTGCCAAAGCGCTGGGCGGTTTTGCCTGGGAACTGGCGGGTCAGGCATGGTACGACACGTTATGCGACCGTAGCCTGCCGCAGGATGCGAATTTCAGCACCTTTGCTGGCTTTACCATCCAGCATGCCAGCAAACGCTTTAATCGCTCGGTGGCGGATGCAATTCAATCTGCATGGCAGGAGGTTGGTGTAATGTGA
- the xseA gene encoding exodeoxyribonuclease VII large subunit, with translation MSLPPTANIFTVSRLNTTVRQLLENEMGLVWLSAEISNFTQPASGHWYFTLKDDGAQVRCAMFRNSNRRVAFRPQHGQQVLVRASITLYEPRGDYQLIIESMHPAGEGLLQQQFEQLKTRLAAEGLFDQQFKQPLPDPARQVGVITSATGAALHDVLRVLHRRDPSLPVVIYPTAVQGVDAPAAIVRAIELANLRDECDVLIVGRGGGSLEDLWSFNDERVARAIFASRLPIVSAVGHETDVTIADFVADLRAPTPSAAAELVSRNQLELLRRLQSQQQRLEMAMDYYLAQQQRRYTRTLHRLQQQHPQLRLARQNTALLQLQQKLHDAMDQRLRSASHQQDRLLQRLNAQQPQPRILRAQQQLQQWQYRLQQGMQNQLNQHRQRFGTLAAQLEGVSPLATLARGFSVTTDTQGHVVKKMQQLSKGDLLRTRLDDGWVESEVTALTPRKPAR, from the coding sequence ATGTCGCTACCGCCAACCGCCAATATTTTTACTGTCAGCCGCCTGAATACCACGGTGCGTCAACTGCTGGAAAATGAAATGGGCCTGGTGTGGCTCAGTGCTGAGATATCCAACTTTACCCAACCGGCATCCGGCCACTGGTACTTCACCCTGAAGGATGATGGTGCCCAGGTACGCTGTGCCATGTTCCGTAACAGCAACCGTCGGGTGGCCTTTCGCCCCCAGCACGGTCAGCAGGTGCTGGTGCGTGCCAGTATCACGCTGTACGAACCGCGTGGCGACTATCAACTGATTATCGAAAGCATGCATCCGGCCGGTGAAGGCTTGTTGCAGCAGCAGTTCGAACAGTTGAAAACCCGGCTGGCGGCAGAGGGTTTATTTGATCAGCAATTTAAACAACCGTTGCCGGATCCGGCACGCCAGGTTGGGGTGATCACATCGGCAACCGGCGCGGCGCTGCACGATGTGCTGCGCGTGCTGCACCGTCGTGACCCTTCCCTGCCGGTGGTGATTTATCCCACCGCGGTGCAAGGAGTGGATGCCCCCGCTGCGATTGTGCGTGCCATTGAACTGGCAAACCTGCGCGATGAATGTGATGTGCTGATTGTCGGACGTGGTGGCGGTTCGCTGGAAGATTTGTGGAGCTTCAACGACGAACGCGTGGCGCGCGCCATTTTTGCCAGCCGCTTGCCGATTGTCAGCGCAGTCGGCCACGAAACTGATGTCACCATCGCCGATTTTGTTGCCGACCTGCGTGCGCCAACCCCCTCAGCCGCCGCTGAGCTGGTGAGCCGTAATCAGCTGGAATTGTTGCGCCGTCTGCAATCTCAGCAGCAACGCCTGGAAATGGCGATGGATTACTATCTGGCGCAGCAGCAGCGCCGCTACACGCGTACTCTGCATCGCTTGCAGCAGCAACACCCGCAACTGCGGCTGGCACGACAAAACACCGCCCTGCTGCAATTGCAGCAGAAACTCCATGACGCAATGGATCAGCGTCTGCGTAGCGCCAGTCATCAACAGGATCGTCTGCTACAACGCCTGAACGCACAGCAGCCACAGCCACGTATTTTGCGTGCTCAGCAACAGCTACAGCAGTGGCAATATCGGCTGCAACAGGGAATGCAGAACCAGTTAAATCAGCATCGTCAGCGCTTCGGCACGCTGGCGGCACAGCTTGAAGGGGTCAGCCCGTTGGCGACCCTGGCGCGTGGCTTTAGCGTCACCACGGATACCCAGGGCCATGTGGTGAAGAAAATGCAGCAGCTGAGCAAAGGCGATCTGCTACGCACCCGGCTGGATGATGGTTGGGTGGAAAGTGAAGTGACCGCCCTTACCCCTCGTAAACCCGCCCGATAA
- the guaB gene encoding IMP dehydrogenase yields MLRIAKEALTFDDVLLVPAHSTVLPNTADLSTQLTKNIRLNIPMLSAAMDTVTEAGLAIALAQEGGLGFIHKNMSIERQADEVRKVKKHESGVVTEPQTVLPTTTLAEVKELTERNGFAGYPVVNADNELVGIITGRDVRFVTDLSQPVSAVMTPKERLVTVKEGEARDIVLQKMHEKRVEKALVVDDSFHLLGMITVKDFQKAERKPNACKDAQGRLRVGAAVGAGAGNEERVDALVAAGVDVLLIDSSHGHSEGVLQRIRETRAKYPDLEIIGGNVATGAGALALAQAGVSAVKVGIGPGSICTTRIVTGVGVPQITAVSDAVEALEGTGIPVIADGGIRFSGDIAKAIAAGAAAVMVGSMLAGTEESPGEIELYQGRSFKSYRGMGSLGAMSKGSSDRYFQTDNAADKLVPEGIEGRVAYKGRLKEIVHQQMGGLRSCMGLTGCPTIDDLRTKAEFVRISGAGIQESHVHDVTITKESPNYRLGS; encoded by the coding sequence ATGCTACGAATCGCTAAAGAAGCACTCACATTTGACGACGTTCTGCTCGTTCCTGCTCATTCTACCGTTCTGCCTAACACGGCCGATCTCAGCACCCAACTGACGAAAAACATTCGTCTGAACATCCCTATGCTCTCCGCAGCGATGGACACCGTGACCGAAGCCGGTCTGGCGATCGCGCTGGCACAGGAAGGTGGTCTGGGCTTTATCCACAAAAACATGTCAATTGAGCGCCAGGCGGATGAAGTTCGCAAGGTGAAGAAACACGAAAGCGGCGTGGTCACCGAGCCACAAACCGTGCTGCCGACCACCACCCTGGCGGAAGTGAAAGAACTGACCGAGCGTAACGGCTTTGCCGGTTACCCGGTGGTTAACGCCGACAACGAATTGGTAGGTATCATCACCGGTCGTGACGTGCGTTTCGTGACCGATCTGAGCCAGCCAGTTTCTGCGGTGATGACACCGAAAGAGCGCCTGGTCACGGTGAAAGAGGGCGAAGCCCGTGACATCGTGTTGCAGAAAATGCACGAAAAACGCGTTGAGAAAGCGCTGGTGGTGGATGACAGCTTCCACCTGCTGGGCATGATCACCGTTAAAGATTTCCAGAAAGCCGAACGTAAACCTAACGCCTGTAAAGATGCGCAGGGCCGTCTGCGTGTGGGTGCGGCGGTAGGTGCCGGTGCGGGCAACGAAGAGCGTGTTGATGCGCTGGTTGCGGCAGGCGTGGACGTTCTGCTGATCGACTCCTCACACGGTCACTCTGAAGGTGTGTTGCAGCGTATCCGTGAAACTCGTGCGAAATACCCGGACCTCGAGATTATCGGCGGCAACGTTGCCACCGGTGCTGGTGCTCTGGCGCTGGCGCAGGCGGGTGTGAGCGCGGTGAAAGTGGGTATTGGCCCTGGCTCCATCTGTACTACCCGTATCGTAACCGGCGTAGGTGTTCCGCAGATCACCGCCGTTTCTGACGCGGTAGAAGCGCTGGAAGGTACCGGTATTCCGGTAATTGCTGATGGCGGTATCCGTTTCTCTGGCGACATCGCAAAAGCAATCGCAGCCGGTGCGGCGGCAGTCATGGTCGGCTCTATGCTGGCGGGTACGGAAGAATCTCCGGGTGAAATCGAGCTGTATCAGGGCCGTTCATTCAAATCCTACCGTGGCATGGGTTCGCTGGGTGCGATGTCTAAAGGTTCTTCAGACCGTTACTTCCAGACCGATAACGCCGCCGACAAACTGGTGCCGGAAGGTATCGAAGGTCGTGTAGCCTATAAAGGCCGTCTGAAAGAGATCGTGCACCAGCAGATGGGCGGTTTGCGCTCCTGTATGGGTCTGACCGGTTGTCCGACTATCGATGACCTGCGCACCAAAGCTGAATTTGTGCGTATCAGCGGCGCAGGCATTCAGGAGAGCCACGTCCATGACGTGACCATCACCAAAGAGTCGCCGAACTACCGCTTGGGTTCATAA